A stretch of Elusimicrobiota bacterium DNA encodes these proteins:
- a CDS encoding glycosyltransferase family 4 protein, whose protein sequence is MRIFVLCRLMSGFIKSFESGVWSPMGAPAIAKLIEALDQPNVEARIVFSAKSAQRARRHNGFSNLRLKTILLNYHGWAGFLGDRIGFYINEIVHLFWVLINIARFKPDVIYVDRSNILIASCIARLTKIPIVVRILGAPSSLRDVVRNKKSIYCRLYRWAYRAKYALVIGSMDGTSIKQWFREGLSPLVPRIALLNGVEPYHQNIKVRSDEKIHILILGRLDEYKRTDLIIRAILNLPSKYLSRCEINVVGDGDLREALFNMVSDAGLLNRIIFHGAIAHDEIGSFLFNSDIYISMNKVGNLSNANLEAMQAGLAFIIPEANPVAHADMETHEIISTDMAIRVDNNNLCEGIQRAICELIDDPARVERMKLASKKCAAKLMTWDERINLEIRMISQVAAGKMPDMGFPHWDSIFSTETSINA, encoded by the coding sequence ATGCGAATTTTCGTCTTGTGCCGCTTAATGTCGGGATTCATCAAATCCTTTGAAAGCGGCGTTTGGAGTCCGATGGGCGCGCCGGCTATAGCAAAGCTGATTGAAGCGTTGGATCAACCAAACGTTGAAGCGCGCATCGTTTTTAGCGCCAAATCGGCGCAAAGGGCGCGCCGCCATAACGGTTTTTCCAATTTAAGATTAAAAACTATCCTTCTGAATTATCATGGGTGGGCCGGTTTTTTGGGGGACAGAATTGGATTTTATATCAATGAAATAGTCCACTTATTTTGGGTATTGATCAACATTGCGCGTTTCAAGCCCGATGTCATTTATGTCGACCGTTCCAATATCCTGATCGCTTCTTGTATCGCCCGCCTGACTAAAATTCCAATCGTTGTCCGTATTTTGGGCGCGCCGTCGTCCTTGCGGGATGTCGTTCGAAACAAAAAATCGATTTATTGCCGTCTGTATAGATGGGCCTATCGCGCAAAGTACGCTTTGGTCATTGGTTCAATGGATGGCACCTCGATCAAACAGTGGTTTAGGGAGGGTTTAAGTCCACTGGTACCACGTATAGCATTATTGAATGGCGTGGAACCGTATCATCAAAATATTAAAGTGCGAAGTGATGAAAAAATCCACATATTGATTTTAGGAAGATTGGATGAATATAAGCGGACCGATCTGATCATAAGAGCCATTCTCAATTTGCCTTCTAAATATTTAAGTCGTTGTGAAATTAATGTCGTGGGAGACGGTGATTTGAGAGAAGCGCTTTTTAACATGGTATCCGACGCTGGATTATTAAATCGAATTATTTTTCATGGAGCCATCGCGCATGATGAAATTGGATCTTTCTTATTTAATTCGGATATTTACATATCAATGAACAAGGTCGGAAATTTAAGTAACGCAAATTTGGAAGCCATGCAAGCAGGCCTCGCTTTTATCATTCCGGAAGCAAATCCGGTAGCTCATGCGGATATGGAAACGCATGAGATTATTTCCACTGATATGGCTATTCGAGTCGACAACAATAATTTGTGCGAGGGAATTCAGCGGGCTATTTGCGAATTGATTGATGATCCCGCGCGTGTTGAACGAATGAAATTGGCATCTAAGAAATGCGCCGCTAAACTAATGACGTGGGATGAGCGTATAAATCTTGAAATCCGAATGATTTCCCAGGTAGCCGCAGGCAAGATGCCGGATATGGGTTTTCCTCATTGGGATTCAATATTTTCTACAGAAACTTCAATTAACGCTTAG
- a CDS encoding methyltransferase domain-containing protein, whose amino-acid sequence MRKIKRRLLGRARDLYDLEDVIESPKYMRPQRVFDFMNRYQILLKKRAGWKEFVFEGADVLELGSGPMLGWGPLAIFLGSRRYTCIEPFYNHAIIESDAVRKNFFLPLFKDLSAIFGERYESFDEFMRAVVEKSEIFRCEFEAAPCAGPYQISLSNSTLEHVSDLEGSLKKLKAISAPAGRFLHLVDFGNHRSTINPFDGIYSATPDEYFKRHGRHINLHRAPDMLRLFRQAGFFAEAVPYYHYREFYSGVINPYWSQRYSQDELFLKTAIICDAC is encoded by the coding sequence GTGCGTAAGATTAAGAGGCGTTTACTGGGGCGCGCACGCGATTTATACGATTTGGAAGATGTCATCGAGTCTCCCAAATACATGCGGCCACAGCGTGTTTTTGATTTCATGAATCGTTACCAGATTTTGCTGAAAAAACGCGCGGGCTGGAAGGAATTTGTTTTTGAAGGCGCGGACGTCCTTGAATTGGGAAGCGGTCCGATGCTGGGGTGGGGACCGCTGGCTATTTTTTTGGGATCCCGGCGCTACACCTGTATCGAACCATTTTATAACCACGCGATCATTGAATCCGATGCAGTTCGCAAGAACTTCTTCTTGCCTTTATTTAAGGATCTAAGCGCCATTTTCGGGGAGCGGTATGAGTCTTTTGACGAGTTTATGCGGGCGGTCGTCGAAAAAAGCGAAATTTTTAGATGCGAATTTGAAGCCGCTCCTTGCGCGGGCCCGTATCAGATCAGCTTATCGAATTCAACCTTGGAGCATGTATCTGATTTGGAGGGATCGCTTAAAAAGCTCAAGGCTATTTCCGCGCCAGCGGGGAGATTCTTGCATCTCGTTGATTTTGGCAATCACAGGAGTACGATCAATCCTTTTGACGGAATTTATTCGGCCACCCCTGACGAATATTTTAAACGCCATGGCCGCCATATCAATCTCCATAGGGCTCCGGACATGTTAAGGCTGTTTCGCCAGGCAGGGTTTTTCGCGGAGGCAGTGCCTTATTATCATTATCGGGAGTTCTATTCAGGCGTCATCAATCCTTATTGGTCCCAGCGCTATTCTCAAGACGAGCTTTTTTTAAAGACGGCCATCATTTGTGACGCATGTTGA
- a CDS encoding ABC transporter ATP-binding protein: MLVYFKLFYREIGPKRLAMLVFLAFAATMAQGIGITMVLPILQGGANLGQDVISRFTVALFGFLNLEPVLLNWIIILVLFFILHSLLLFIQENYSAKILAGHLVEMRSGTVQDLFDAKYGYFLKQSTGFLSNAISTEIDRVNFSLQQLVSLMVFCVSSAVFIALPLLFDPKVTIVLCVVSIPIVLVMRVLNHWTMDVSLERSQHSARLQSFFIQSIRHFKYLKATSTAKPLMLKLKQEIERLGQIYYRMIFLSAASQYSFQPLAVILLSGVVFYYVSFQGRPIADILFLLFIFKNAITQGLSIQPTYRKFLSTAGSLAVYHKLRDGLRNNRERVGGETPVTGQDIIFRDVSFGYGQDLPDILSNINLRIPCRRTVALVGPSGAGKSTIVNLLTGILRPVCGEVYLGPTSYADIDFQKLRSRIGYITQEPTIFNDSIANNITLFADNGDARRLNYVLEESGLLAVPGRLGQGSSGKVGDDGNQLSGGQRQRLAIAREIYRDTEWLIMDEAMASLDSISESQMEEFLLQEKGRRTFVVISHRLSTIRHADWIYVFDMGRIVAEGKFDELKANCSIFRQMAEFQAITTG, from the coding sequence ATGCTTGTCTACTTTAAGTTATTCTATAGAGAGATCGGTCCAAAAAGATTGGCCATGTTGGTTTTTTTGGCTTTTGCCGCAACCATGGCGCAAGGCATCGGAATAACGATGGTTTTGCCTATTTTGCAGGGAGGCGCTAATTTAGGCCAAGATGTTATTTCACGTTTCACTGTTGCTTTATTCGGATTTTTAAATCTGGAACCGGTCCTTTTAAATTGGATTATTATTTTAGTCTTGTTTTTTATTTTGCACAGTCTTTTGCTTTTTATCCAAGAAAATTACTCGGCTAAAATTCTGGCCGGCCATCTCGTCGAGATGCGTAGCGGGACCGTACAGGATCTATTCGATGCCAAGTACGGATATTTTTTGAAACAAAGTACCGGTTTTTTAAGTAATGCCATATCAACGGAAATAGATAGGGTTAATTTTAGTCTCCAGCAGTTGGTCAGCCTTATGGTTTTTTGCGTTTCTTCCGCTGTATTCATTGCCTTGCCTCTTCTTTTCGATCCCAAGGTAACTATTGTGCTATGTGTAGTCAGCATCCCTATAGTTTTAGTGATGAGAGTGCTTAATCATTGGACAATGGACGTTTCTCTAGAGCGTAGTCAGCATTCAGCGCGCCTGCAGTCTTTTTTTATTCAAAGTATTCGCCACTTTAAATATTTGAAGGCCACCTCAACAGCCAAACCGCTGATGCTTAAACTTAAGCAGGAAATAGAAAGACTTGGCCAAATTTATTACCGGATGATTTTTTTGAGTGCGGCTTCCCAATATAGTTTTCAGCCTTTGGCCGTTATTTTACTTTCTGGAGTTGTGTTTTATTATGTGAGTTTTCAGGGCCGTCCTATAGCCGATATTTTGTTCTTGCTTTTTATTTTTAAAAACGCCATTACCCAGGGTCTCAGTATTCAGCCGACTTATAGAAAGTTCCTATCTACCGCCGGCAGTTTGGCTGTTTATCATAAACTTCGAGATGGGTTAAGGAATAATAGAGAACGCGTCGGTGGCGAAACACCAGTAACCGGCCAAGATATCATCTTTCGCGACGTATCATTTGGCTATGGTCAAGATTTGCCCGATATTTTGTCAAATATTAATCTGCGCATTCCCTGCCGCCGGACCGTCGCTTTAGTGGGTCCTTCCGGAGCAGGGAAATCAACCATTGTTAATCTCTTGACTGGAATATTAAGACCGGTTTGTGGCGAAGTTTATTTGGGACCGACCTCTTACGCGGACATTGACTTCCAGAAGTTAAGAAGCCGGATAGGCTATATCACTCAAGAACCAACAATTTTTAACGATAGTATTGCCAACAACATCACATTATTTGCGGACAATGGTGATGCTCGAAGGCTTAATTATGTGCTTGAAGAGTCGGGTCTTCTTGCGGTGCCTGGTCGTCTGGGCCAAGGCAGTTCCGGAAAAGTTGGCGACGATGGAAACCAGCTTTCAGGAGGTCAGCGGCAACGCTTGGCTATCGCTCGTGAAATTTATAGGGATACAGAGTGGCTGATTATGGATGAAGCCATGGCGTCCCTTGACAGCATTTCCGAGAGTCAGATGGAAGAGTTCTTGCTTCAAGAGAAGGGTCGGCGGACTTTTGTTGTCATTTCCCATAGGCTCTCAACTATTCGTCATGCGGATTGGATTTATGTCTTCGACATGGGTCGTATTGTGGCCGAAGGCAAGTTTGATGAGCTTAAAGCAAATTGTTCCATTTTCCGGCAGATGGCGGAATTTCAAGCCATCACTACAGGTTAA
- a CDS encoding glycosyltransferase family 1 protein — MLIHILTPGFTTPNSQGFLLPLLRHRDALKEAGVKLRVYRQAQADAADCDVLMIDSKFYRPWLRTNLERVVEQLSQLRKGAQRIFWFDTSDSAGTLQTGVLPYVDRYFKGQLLKDRSLYQQALYGGRLFTHYLHHELNVHDESPTYLNPILSKDDLSKLSLSWNYGLANLSLEGPAFSSLYQWLGWPVFLRTPARWDAPSASRPLDFNCRFSASYPKATIRFQRASIQKLFRHKETDRVNRYSYFSELRQSKIVLSPFGWGEINLRDFEAIVCGCLLIKPDISHLEAWPNIFEAGVTILTHDWSCRDVLEVVENALVSYAEHLTIARVAQERYQHSFREDVFLEMLLGLLNDSRPTRADTTNACLSGNQISGGSYVEH; from the coding sequence ATGTTGATACATATCCTAACGCCTGGTTTTACAACTCCGAATAGCCAGGGTTTTTTGCTTCCCCTATTGCGGCATCGAGATGCCCTGAAAGAAGCTGGGGTGAAGCTTAGGGTTTATCGGCAGGCGCAAGCTGACGCTGCTGATTGCGATGTATTGATGATTGACAGTAAATTCTATCGGCCTTGGTTAAGGACAAATCTCGAGCGTGTTGTTGAGCAGTTGTCCCAGTTGCGCAAGGGCGCTCAACGAATTTTTTGGTTCGATACCAGCGACAGCGCGGGCACGCTTCAGACCGGCGTTTTGCCCTACGTTGATCGGTATTTCAAGGGGCAGCTGCTTAAAGACCGCTCTTTGTATCAACAGGCCTTGTATGGAGGGCGGCTGTTCACTCATTATTTGCATCATGAACTCAATGTTCACGATGAAAGTCCGACCTATTTAAATCCCATTCTTTCAAAAGATGATTTATCCAAGCTTTCCCTGTCTTGGAATTATGGACTGGCGAATCTTTCTTTGGAGGGACCTGCGTTCTCTTCTTTATATCAATGGTTGGGGTGGCCTGTTTTTTTACGTACGCCTGCAAGGTGGGATGCGCCTTCTGCGAGCCGTCCGCTGGATTTTAATTGCCGTTTTTCGGCAAGCTACCCGAAAGCCACGATCCGTTTTCAACGCGCTTCGATTCAAAAATTATTTCGGCATAAAGAGACAGATCGGGTTAACCGTTATTCTTATTTTTCCGAATTGCGCCAAAGCAAGATCGTTCTTTCTCCGTTTGGGTGGGGAGAGATTAATTTGAGAGATTTTGAAGCCATTGTATGCGGCTGTCTTCTCATTAAGCCCGACATCTCTCACTTGGAAGCATGGCCTAATATATTCGAGGCTGGTGTTACGATTTTGACCCATGATTGGTCTTGTCGCGATGTTTTAGAAGTTGTTGAGAACGCTTTGGTATCTTATGCGGAGCATCTCACGATAGCCCGCGTTGCCCAAGAACGTTATCAACACAGCTTTCGAGAGGATGTTTTTCTAGAGATGCTTCTGGGTTTATTGAATGATTCTCGACCGACCCGGGCAGATACGACCAACGCCTGTCTATCCGGGAATCAAATCAGCGGTGGTTCTTATGTCGAACATTGA
- a CDS encoding Gfo/Idh/MocA family oxidoreductase, which produces MKIQIRIAVAGCGYWGKNLVRNMHELGALTAICDDNEVASTQFAKQYNVPALTWDEILAANHIDGVVIATPALSHAKMVKEALKSGKHVFVEKPIALSVEDAQECRRLASQHGKKLMVGHLLQYHPAFVQLKQYVKSGKLGRLQYIYSTRLNLGKLRREENSLWSFAPHDISMILSLARSQPDSVLAIGGNYLRNDVADVTTMHMFFPNNLQARIFVSWLHPFKEQRLVVVGDKGMIVFNDQAMHEQKLQFYSDPVIWDGSDPEIQSRSGEFIPTEDCEPLRKECQHFIDCIRCDLTPLTNGEEGKNVLEVLNAAQLSMDNGNKKINLNQQIDFYRHETVIVDEGATVGAGSKIWHYTHISKNAKIGENCVLGQNVFVGQGVSIGNGCKIQNNVSVYNGVTLEENVFCGPSCVFTNVNNPRANVERKDEFSLTYVGRGVTIGANATIVCGVDIGEYAFIAAGAVVTKDVNPHALMAGVPARQIGWVSRCGEVLKDALTCPRTGESYRIVDGRLVLKAEAELSPTLGK; this is translated from the coding sequence ATGAAAATTCAAATAAGAATTGCCGTCGCAGGTTGTGGTTATTGGGGCAAGAACCTTGTCAGGAATATGCATGAGCTGGGTGCATTGACGGCTATCTGCGACGACAATGAAGTCGCCTCAACTCAATTTGCCAAACAATACAATGTTCCTGCCCTAACGTGGGATGAAATCTTAGCGGCGAATCATATTGACGGCGTAGTCATAGCAACGCCAGCTCTATCCCATGCCAAAATGGTCAAAGAAGCGTTGAAATCCGGCAAGCATGTGTTTGTCGAGAAACCGATCGCGCTTTCCGTGGAAGACGCGCAAGAATGCCGCCGGCTTGCAAGCCAGCATGGTAAAAAACTCATGGTGGGACACTTGCTGCAGTATCACCCCGCTTTTGTTCAACTTAAACAATACGTTAAGTCAGGCAAGCTCGGTCGATTGCAATATATTTATTCAACGCGACTTAATCTGGGAAAATTAAGACGCGAAGAGAATTCTTTGTGGAGCTTCGCTCCCCATGATATTTCCATGATTTTATCGCTGGCGCGCTCTCAGCCGGATTCGGTACTTGCTATCGGAGGCAACTATTTGCGAAACGATGTCGCCGACGTAACGACGATGCATATGTTTTTCCCGAACAACTTGCAGGCCAGAATTTTTGTTTCTTGGCTGCATCCTTTTAAAGAGCAACGGTTGGTTGTCGTTGGTGATAAGGGGATGATTGTCTTTAACGACCAAGCGATGCATGAGCAGAAGCTCCAATTTTATTCAGATCCGGTTATTTGGGATGGAAGTGACCCCGAAATTCAGAGCAGAAGCGGTGAATTTATTCCTACCGAGGATTGCGAGCCGCTTAGAAAGGAATGCCAACATTTTATCGATTGCATCCGCTGTGATTTAACGCCGCTGACAAATGGCGAAGAGGGAAAGAATGTGCTTGAGGTTTTAAATGCGGCGCAATTGTCGATGGACAACGGCAATAAGAAAATAAATTTAAATCAACAAATTGATTTTTATCGTCACGAAACGGTAATTGTTGATGAGGGTGCGACAGTTGGTGCAGGCAGCAAAATTTGGCATTACACGCATATATCCAAGAATGCGAAGATAGGCGAGAATTGCGTATTGGGACAGAACGTTTTTGTCGGACAGGGCGTATCTATCGGCAATGGATGCAAGATTCAGAATAATGTAAGCGTTTACAACGGCGTTACCTTAGAGGAGAACGTATTTTGCGGACCTTCGTGCGTGTTTACTAATGTCAATAATCCCCGCGCAAATGTTGAGCGGAAAGATGAGTTCTCGCTGACGTATGTTGGACGCGGTGTAACTATTGGGGCCAATGCAACAATCGTTTGCGGCGTGGACATCGGCGAGTACGCTTTTATCGCCGCGGGGGCGGTGGTGACTAAGGATGTAAACCCCCACGCTTTGATGGCGGGCGTGCCGGCCAGGCAAATCGGGTGGGTGAGCCGTTGCGGCGAAGTTTTGAAAGATGCCTTAACTTGTCCGCGTACGGGAGAGTCTTACCGGATCGTAGACGGCAGGCTTGTTCTTAAAGCCGAAGCGGAATTATCGCCGACTTTAGGAAAATGA
- a CDS encoding class I SAM-dependent methyltransferase, which translates to MSNIDQKTVSSFGCQWTLLNQAALQPFDQEAMFNLYFRLFPWGKLPSESTGFDLGCGTGRWAKSVAPRVGKLYLVDASPGALAVAQANLNGFSNCEFIAASVDDMPFPDKSMDFGYSLGVLHHIPDTLSGLKSCVAKLKEGAPFLLYLYYALENRPLWFRGLWRISDFFRRFFCYLPERVKQPVTFAIALFVYFPLARLAYLVEKFGVDVDAMPLSFYRNRNFYVMRTDSRDRFGTPMEKRFTRNQIEQMMTAAGLERIEFSAPPYWCALGYRKTK; encoded by the coding sequence ATGTCGAACATTGATCAGAAAACAGTCTCCAGCTTCGGCTGTCAGTGGACCTTGCTTAATCAGGCGGCTCTGCAACCCTTTGATCAGGAGGCAATGTTTAATCTCTATTTTCGCCTTTTTCCATGGGGAAAACTTCCTTCAGAATCTACGGGATTTGATTTGGGCTGCGGAACCGGGCGTTGGGCCAAAAGCGTGGCTCCAAGGGTAGGGAAACTTTATTTAGTTGATGCCAGTCCGGGGGCCTTGGCCGTTGCTCAGGCTAATTTAAATGGGTTTTCTAATTGTGAATTCATTGCAGCCAGCGTCGATGATATGCCTTTCCCTGATAAATCCATGGATTTTGGTTATTCTCTCGGCGTCCTGCATCATATTCCGGACACATTGTCCGGTTTAAAGTCCTGCGTAGCCAAATTGAAAGAAGGCGCCCCATTCCTTCTGTATCTATATTACGCTCTGGAAAACCGGCCTTTATGGTTTCGCGGGCTGTGGAGAATAAGCGATTTTTTTAGGAGATTTTTCTGTTATTTACCCGAGCGGGTAAAACAGCCCGTCACGTTCGCCATCGCTCTTTTTGTTTATTTTCCTTTAGCGCGATTGGCGTATTTGGTGGAAAAATTTGGAGTTGATGTGGATGCCATGCCGCTTTCTTTTTACAGAAACCGTAATTTTTATGTTATGCGGACGGATTCTCGCGACCGTTTTGGAACTCCGATGGAGAAACGCTTTACCAGAAATCAGATCGAACAGATGATGACGGCAGCCGGGTTGGAACGGATAGAGTTTTCCGCTCCACCTTATTGGTGCGCTCTTGGTTATAGAAAAACAAAATAA
- a CDS encoding UDP-3-O-(3-hydroxymyristoyl)glucosamine N-acyltransferase, whose translation MPVTAGKIAEFLGAPTWGDPGREVTLIAKFLPGQKGSLSFCKWDKADFFSSIELSVCAVVICPQDLPETALKNKTLIPVPDARLAFIKSANHFFPWRKFNPGIDPTAIIAPGVKIDPAASIGPYCIIKEGVSIGAQAKLSDRVTVHSNCRIGNNVIIGSGTVVGQDGFGYMADEQGNQMPFPHMGAVVIEDGVEIGANVCIDRGALDDTLIKYGTKIDNLVHVAHNVVIGRNCLIVCLAGIGGSVVIGDNSYIGLSAVIKNQKKIGSGVMIGMGAVVVKDVPDNATVVGNPARLLEKQALKDAPSW comes from the coding sequence ATGCCGGTAACAGCGGGAAAAATTGCTGAATTTTTGGGCGCTCCGACTTGGGGTGATCCGGGCCGCGAGGTTACTCTTATCGCCAAGTTTTTACCGGGCCAAAAGGGTTCGCTGTCTTTTTGTAAATGGGATAAAGCGGATTTTTTTTCTTCTATTGAACTCTCTGTTTGCGCCGTCGTGATTTGTCCCCAAGATTTGCCGGAAACGGCGCTAAAGAATAAGACTCTTATTCCGGTCCCCGATGCGCGATTGGCGTTTATAAAGTCAGCCAATCATTTTTTTCCTTGGAGAAAGTTTAATCCGGGTATTGACCCAACCGCTATTATCGCCCCGGGAGTTAAAATAGATCCGGCCGCTTCAATCGGTCCTTACTGTATTATCAAAGAGGGCGTCTCCATAGGAGCTCAAGCAAAATTAAGCGATCGCGTGACGGTGCATTCCAATTGCCGTATCGGCAATAACGTCATCATTGGATCAGGAACTGTCGTGGGCCAGGACGGTTTCGGCTATATGGCCGACGAACAGGGGAATCAAATGCCATTTCCGCATATGGGTGCAGTCGTTATTGAAGATGGCGTTGAGATCGGGGCTAATGTATGCATTGATAGGGGAGCACTGGATGATACCCTGATTAAATATGGAACAAAGATCGACAATTTGGTGCATGTCGCCCATAATGTCGTTATAGGCAGAAATTGTCTTATCGTTTGTCTCGCGGGTATAGGCGGCAGCGTCGTTATCGGTGATAATTCTTATATTGGGTTGTCGGCCGTCATAAAAAATCAGAAAAAAATCGGCAGTGGCGTTATGATAGGAATGGGCGCTGTCGTTGTCAAAGATGTTCCGGATAATGCGACCGTCGTTGGGAATCCGGCACGTCTTTTGGAAAAACAAGCGCTTAAAGACGCGCCTTCGTGGTAA
- a CDS encoding phytanoyl-CoA dioxygenase family protein: MNKAKLLELTFDTQSNNFSETAVINTLRERGVCKLQNLFPPGLLNEISARLNHYYKRPAIAGVAGYYKVDFPKKLLPPGLIGPAVYPVLLNPLVISIIEKLMDSECVLAEAFFKYDRGVNVEYFPLHTDFYAGWKKSPASDLELSVDDMRQVLGIGAAVYMEDCEEGGAFCFCEGTHLWAKKGQNLWRYSPEEQKQILETKVRCDGKKGDMVLFDDRGFHGPDHPTTKDRSVLLLDYYRVKTFGFKQIAPLLIRTSDIDLNQYNAKQLRVLGLGAEPMVXXYTV, encoded by the coding sequence ATGAACAAAGCAAAGCTGCTCGAGCTCACTTTTGACACGCAATCAAATAATTTTTCGGAAACAGCGGTCATTAACACGCTGCGAGAAAGAGGTGTCTGCAAACTGCAGAATTTGTTTCCCCCCGGCCTGCTTAACGAAATATCGGCGCGTTTGAATCATTATTATAAGCGCCCCGCGATCGCCGGTGTCGCCGGATATTACAAAGTGGATTTCCCTAAAAAATTACTACCGCCCGGATTAATCGGGCCGGCCGTCTATCCCGTATTGTTGAATCCTTTGGTTATTTCCATCATTGAAAAATTAATGGACAGCGAATGCGTGCTGGCGGAAGCTTTTTTTAAATATGATCGCGGAGTTAATGTTGAATATTTTCCGTTGCATACCGATTTCTACGCCGGGTGGAAAAAAAGCCCGGCTTCTGACTTGGAGCTTTCCGTAGATGATATGCGGCAGGTCCTGGGAATCGGGGCGGCCGTTTACATGGAAGATTGCGAAGAAGGCGGCGCGTTTTGTTTTTGCGAGGGCACGCATTTATGGGCCAAAAAGGGCCAAAATTTGTGGCGCTATTCGCCGGAAGAACAAAAACAAATACTTGAAACCAAAGTAAGATGCGACGGAAAAAAAGGCGATATGGTTTTATTCGACGACAGGGGATTTCATGGGCCGGATCATCCCACTACGAAAGACCGTTCGGTTTTGCTGCTTGATTATTATCGCGTTAAAACTTTCGGTTTTAAACAAATCGCCCCGCTTTTGATTAGAACTTCGGATATTGATTTAAATCAATATAACGCAAAACAATTGCGCGTGTTGGGCCTGGGCGCCGAGCCTATGGTCGANNNNTACACGGTTTAA
- a CDS encoding DegT/DnrJ/EryC1/StrS aminotransferase family protein, with translation MSNISFTDLTAHQKVIGDKITDAVNIVIKNGRYIMGPQVAQFENDLREFSGAKHAISCANGTDALLLILMAYGIKPGDVIFVPSFTFAATAEVVAMLGAVPFFVDVDSATYNISCRSLEDAIGRAKELNLPVRGVIAVDLFGRPAPYRELQNICDEENLILIADAAQSFGSVYEGRPVGTLAKTTAVSFFPAKPLGCYGDGGAVLTMDDGLAAAMRSIRVHGQGAHKYDNIRLGMNSRLDTIQAAVLIEKLKIFESELAQRQNVAAYYDAHLSGACVKPGISGGFRSSWAQYTVVLDGIDRDALMKKLSEKSIPTMIYYLKPLHLQPAYDHCPRAAARLENSEYLSSHVVSLPMHPYLLEEHLHAICQTVNQVCADLVRAAVGGGGCR, from the coding sequence ATGTCTAACATTTCTTTCACGGATCTTACAGCGCATCAAAAAGTGATCGGTGATAAAATCACCGACGCCGTTAATATCGTGATTAAAAACGGCCGCTATATTATGGGTCCGCAAGTAGCTCAATTTGAGAACGATTTGCGTGAATTTTCAGGCGCGAAACACGCCATTTCCTGCGCCAACGGCACGGACGCGCTTTTGTTGATCCTTATGGCTTACGGTATTAAACCCGGAGATGTTATTTTCGTGCCGAGTTTTACGTTCGCCGCCACCGCCGAAGTCGTGGCGATGTTGGGCGCCGTGCCTTTTTTTGTGGATGTCGACAGTGCGACCTACAATATATCTTGCCGGAGCTTGGAAGATGCGATTGGACGCGCAAAAGAATTAAATTTACCCGTGAGGGGGGTTATCGCGGTCGATCTATTCGGCAGGCCGGCTCCTTATCGGGAATTGCAAAATATATGCGATGAGGAAAACTTGATCCTGATCGCTGATGCCGCGCAGAGTTTCGGTTCGGTCTATGAGGGCAGGCCGGTCGGCACATTGGCAAAAACCACGGCCGTAAGTTTCTTTCCGGCCAAGCCGCTCGGGTGTTACGGCGACGGCGGCGCCGTATTGACCATGGATGACGGGCTTGCCGCCGCCATGAGAAGTATTCGTGTCCACGGCCAAGGGGCACATAAATACGACAACATCCGCCTCGGTATGAATTCACGTTTGGATACGATCCAGGCTGCCGTATTGATTGAAAAATTGAAGATTTTCGAATCGGAACTTGCGCAGCGTCAAAACGTGGCGGCTTATTACGACGCGCATTTGTCCGGCGCGTGCGTGAAGCCGGGTATTTCCGGCGGTTTCCGCTCTTCTTGGGCGCAATACACCGTGGTTTTGGATGGAATAGACCGCGACGCATTGATGAAAAAACTATCGGAAAAATCGATACCGACCATGATTTATTACCTTAAACCTCTGCATTTGCAGCCAGCGTACGATCACTGCCCGAGGGCGGCGGCGCGTCTGGAGAATTCGGAATATTTGTCCAGCCATGTCGTGAGTTTGCCCATGCATCCTTATTTATTAGAGGAGCATTTGCATGCCATATGCCAAACGGTGAACCAAGTTTGCGCCGATTTGGTGAGGGCCGCGGTGGGAGGTGGTGGATGCCGGTAA